TGACCGGAACGGCCTCGTCCGCCTCTGCCTCCGCGCCCACACCTGCGCTCAGGGCGTCCGCCCCGGCCCCGCCCTCGAACTCATGCTCGTCCACGCCGTCCATTGTGCCCGCCCGCCCCGGGGGGCCGATCCCCCCGGGGCGGGTGTGACGAACCGCGACTCGTCAGGCGACGCCGGTCACGGTACCCGCGCCGACGGTGCGGCCGCCCTCGCGGATCGCGAAGCCGAGGCCGGTCTCCAGCGGTACGTCACGGCCCAGCTCGACCGTCATCGTGACGGTGTCGCCGGGACGGGCCACGGCGGCCTCGCCGAGGTCGACGTCGCCGACGACGTCCGCGGTCCTGATGTAGAACTGCGGCCGGTATCCGGTGGCGATCGGCGTCGTACGGCCGCCCTCGCGGGACGACAGGACGTACACCTGCGCGGTGAAGCGCCGCCGTGGGGTGACGCTGCCCGGCGCCGCGACGACATGGCCGCGTCGTACGGCGTCGCGTGGCAGACCGCGCAGCAGCAGCGCCACGTTGTCGCCCGCCTGCGCCTCCTCCATCGGTTTGCCGAAGGTCTCCAGGCCGGTGACCACCGTCTCCGTGTCGGCGCCGAGGACCTCCACGCGGTCCCCGAGCCGGACGGTGCCGCGCTCCACGGCGCCGGTGACGACGGTGCCGCGCCCGGTGATGGTGAGCACGTTCTCGACGGGCAGCAGGAACGGCGCGTCGAGATAGCGCTCGGGCATCGGCACGTAGGTGTCCACCGCGTCGAGGAGGGCCTCGATCGCGGACGTCCACCGCGGGTCGCCCTCCAGGGCCTTCAGCCCCGAGACCCGTACGACGGGGACGGAGTCGCCTCCGTACCCGTGCGCGGAGAGCAGGTCGCGGACCTCCAGCTCGACGAGGTCGGTGAGCTCCTCGTCACCCGCGTCGGCCTTGTTGAGGGCCACGACGATGTGGTCGACGCCGACCTGCCGGGCGAGCAGCACGTGCTCGGCGGTCTGCGGCATGATCCCGTCCAGCGCCGATACGACGAGGATCGCCCCGTCGAGCTGGGCGGCGCCGGTGACCATGTTCTTCACGTAGTCCGCGTGGCCGGGCATGTCCACGTGCGCGTAGTGGCGGGTGTCCGTCTCGTACTCGACGTGCGCGATGTTGATGGTGATGCCGCGCTGCGCCTCCTCGGGGGCGCGGTCGATGCGGTCGAAGGACACGTACTGGGTGCTGCCGCCGGTGCCGCGCTCGCTGAGGACCTTGGTGATGGCGGCGGTCAGGGTGGTCTTGCCGTGGTCGACGTGGCCCATGGTGCCGATGTTCAGGTGCGGCTTCGTACGGACGTAGGCGGTCTTGGACATGCTGGTTCCTTCTCCGGAACTCGAAGCTGTTGTCCCGGACCGGCGGATGCGCGCGGTCGGGACGGGGACCCCGGGGCCGGACCGACCCTCCCCCTCGGGGGTCCGCCGGGATGTCCGGGGAGGGTCAGCTTCGGGTGCCGCCGAAGGCGTCGGGTGCGAGGACGGCCGACGTGGAGACGGTCGGTGTGGGGACGGCCGGTGTGGGGACGGTCGGCGTGGGGACGGTCGGCGTGGGGACGGCAGCCTTCGCAGCGCCCGCGACTGCGGGCGTGGCTGCGAGGAAGGCGTACCGGAACATGGGTCCGATCCTCACCGAAGAAAACGCCCACGTCGAATGATTTATGCGCGAACGGCACGCCCTGGGAGACGAGTTGCCGCCGGGACGTCAGCGGGTCCGAGAGCTGCCCGCCCACACGGCAGGCGTACGACCGGACCACGGGCTCGCCTGTTCGAGCTGCCCGGCGAGCCGGAAGAGCAGCCCCTCTCCCCCGTACCCTGCGGCGAACTGCATGCCGACCGGCAGCCCCGTCTCCGGGTCGGACACCACCGGCACGGACATGGCGGGCGTGCCCGCGACGTTGCACGCCATGGTGAACGGCGAGCGGTCGTTGAGGCGCTCGATCCAGCCGAACCCGTCCAGCGCGTCCGCGCCCTGCCCGTACTCGCCGAGCAGCATGGGCAGTTCCGGCAGGGTCGGGGTGAGCAGCAGGTCGTACGTGTCGAAGTACCGCGCCAGACTGCGGGCGACCCGGTTGCGGACCGCGAGGGCGGCGACGAACTGCGGGCCGCTGACCCGCTGCCCGTACCGGTGTCCGGCGAGGGTCACCGGTTCGAGGGTGGAGTCGTCGACGGGTCGTCCGGACGCGGCGGCCAGCGCGTCGACGGACGCGGCGAGGTTCGCCGTCATGAGACGAGCGTTGGCCAGCACGAACTCGTCCCAGCCGACGCCGAGGCCGACCCGCGCCTCGCCCACCCGGTGGCCGAGGGATTCGAGCAGCCGCACGGTCCGGGAGATCGCGTCGGCCACGGGCGCGGTGGTCCGGCGCCCGCCCCACGCCTGGGTGAGGACGCCGATGCGCAGCGGCCGACTCAGGGGCCGGGTGACTTCCTCGGCATAGGGCCTGGGTGGCTGGGGCGCGGAGTAGGGGTCGCCCGACTCCGGGCCGCTGATTCGGTCGAGCAGGACCGCGCTGTCGCGCACGGTGCGGCTGACGCTGCCTTGCACGCCCAGACCGTTGAAGATCTCGTCGAAGTCGGGGCCCACGGAGACGCGGCCCCGGGTGGGCTTCAGCCCGAAGAGGCCGTTGTATGCGGCGGGTATACGGAGCGACCCCGCGGCGTCCGTGGCGTGCGCGACGGGGACGATCCCGGCGGCGACGGCCGCACCGGCGCCCCCACTGGACCCACCGGCACTCCGCGCCGGGTCCCACGGATTACGGGTCGGCCCGTGGAACGCCGACTCCGTGGTGATGCTGTACGCCATCTCCGGCGTCGTGGTACGCCCGAACGTCACCAGGCCCGCCCGCCGCAGCCGCACCATCAGCGAGGAGTCGGCGCCCGCGACATGACCGGCCGCGAGCCGGCTGCCCAACTCCGTCCGGCGTCCGACCATGGCGACGCCGAGGTCCTTGATCAGGAACGGGACGCCCGCCAGCGGCGCACTGCCGGGGGCGGGGGCAGGCTCGTCGTCGGTGGCCCACGTCTCGACGACGGCATTGATCTCCGGGTCGACCACCCGCACCGCCTCGCGTGCGGCCGCGGCCACTTCGGCGGGCGTCACCTCGCCCGCGGCCACCAGCTCCGCGAGCCCGACCGCGTCGTGTTCCACGTACTCGGAAACTTTCACTGCTTCCTCCTGTGCGCCGTATCCGGTACCGCTAGGTCCTATCCGATACCGATCGGTATCGAATGGGACGGGCTGGTACCGTAACACCATGACAGCGACCACCCCGACCCCTGCGGCACCTGCGACCCCCAGCAGGCCGAGCAGGGTGGCCAAACTCCCGCCTCGCGAGCGCATCCTCGACGCGGCGGAAGAGCTCTTCCAGAGCGAGGGCATCCGGCGGGTGGGCGTCCAGGCGATCGCCGACCGGGCCGAGACGACGAAGGCGGCGATCTACCGGCACTTCGAGATGAAGGACGCGCTGGTCGCGGAGTGGCTGCGAATCGTCGCCGCCGACTACCAGGCCGCCTTCGACCGGGTCGAGGCCGCACACCCCGATGACCCCAGGGAGCAGATCCTGGGCCTGACCCGCTTCATCGCCGAGGGCCTGCCCGCGCTCTCGTACCGGGGCTGCCCGTTCATCAACTCACTCGCCGAACTCCCCGACCGCTCGCATCCCGCGCGGCAGGTCATCGAGGAACACAAGGCACGCCAGGCCCGGCGGCTGGCCGCCATGTGCGAGCGGGCAGGACTGCCCGACCCGGCACGGACCACGGCCGAGATCACGTTCCTGCTCGAAGGGGCGCAGGTCAGCACGCAGAACGGCAGCATCGACCAGGTCGGGGACCGTTTGATGAGCATCGTGGAGGCGCTGCTCGACCGGTGTGGGTAGTCGAGGATCAGCCGCCTCCGAACGGGTCACAACGCACCGTTCGAGCACCGTGTCGACAAGGGCACTTCTCGCCACGGATATAGGGACTGTGACGCCGATGAGACGCACCATACGGCGATCAGTCACATGAGCCGGTTACTCTTCCCGAATGTTCGAGACCGCAACCGTCCGCCCGCAGGGCCTCGCCGTGCGCTGCGCCAGGGCTCTGCTCTCGCCGTGGTCGCGGCTGTCGTTGCTCGTGGTGCTGTTGGCCGCGGCGGCGACGTGCGTCCTGCTCTTCGAGCCGCAGCGCGTCCTCTCCGACGGATGGTTCGCGCAGTTGGGCGGCGCCACGGCGGTGGCCTTGTTCGCGGTGGCGTACGGGGTGTGCACCGCCGCGTTCGTGCCGCGGCCGCTGCTCAATCTGGCGGCTGGCGCGCTCTTCGGCTCACAGGCGGGCCTCGTCGCGGCGATCGCAGGCACGGTGTTCGGTGCCGGGATCGCCTTCGGTCTCGGCCGGATGCTGGGCCAGGACGCGCTGCGGCCACTGCTGCGGGGGCGCTGGCTCAAGGCCGCGGACGGCCAGCTCAGCCGGCACGGATTCCGCTCGATGCTGGCGGTGCGGCTGTTCCCCGGCGTGCCGTTCGCCGCGGCCAACTACTGCGCGGCGGTGTCCCGCATGGGCTGGCTGCCGTTCCTGCTCGCGACGGGCCTCGGCTCGATCCCGAACACGGCGGCGTACGTGATCGCGGGCGCCCGCGCGTCGACGCCGACGTCACCCGTCTTCCTGATCGCGATGGGGTTCATCGCGGTGACGGGTCTGGGCGGGGCGACGGTGGCGTGGTTCAAGCGCCACCACTTCCGCGACCGCTGAGCAATTCGCCTCTCGTGCGGTCGGGCCCGACGCCACAGCCACCGGTCGGCCCTGCCACCGTCCCGTAACCCTGGCCCGCTACGCTGCCCCCACGACGGGGG
The sequence above is a segment of the Streptomyces sp. Je 1-369 genome. Coding sequences within it:
- a CDS encoding amidase, translated to MKVSEYVEHDAVGLAELVAAGEVTPAEVAAAAREAVRVVDPEINAVVETWATDDEPAPAPGSAPLAGVPFLIKDLGVAMVGRRTELGSRLAAGHVAGADSSLMVRLRRAGLVTFGRTTTPEMAYSITTESAFHGPTRNPWDPARSAGGSSGGAGAAVAAGIVPVAHATDAAGSLRIPAAYNGLFGLKPTRGRVSVGPDFDEIFNGLGVQGSVSRTVRDSAVLLDRISGPESGDPYSAPQPPRPYAEEVTRPLSRPLRIGVLTQAWGGRRTTAPVADAISRTVRLLESLGHRVGEARVGLGVGWDEFVLANARLMTANLAASVDALAAASGRPVDDSTLEPVTLAGHRYGQRVSGPQFVAALAVRNRVARSLARYFDTYDLLLTPTLPELPMLLGEYGQGADALDGFGWIERLNDRSPFTMACNVAGTPAMSVPVVSDPETGLPVGMQFAAGYGGEGLLFRLAGQLEQASPWSGRTPAVWAGSSRTR
- a CDS encoding TetR/AcrR family transcriptional regulator translates to MTATTPTPAAPATPSRPSRVAKLPPRERILDAAEELFQSEGIRRVGVQAIADRAETTKAAIYRHFEMKDALVAEWLRIVAADYQAAFDRVEAAHPDDPREQILGLTRFIAEGLPALSYRGCPFINSLAELPDRSHPARQVIEEHKARQARRLAAMCERAGLPDPARTTAEITFLLEGAQVSTQNGSIDQVGDRLMSIVEALLDRCG
- a CDS encoding TVP38/TMEM64 family protein is translated as MFETATVRPQGLAVRCARALLSPWSRLSLLVVLLAAAATCVLLFEPQRVLSDGWFAQLGGATAVALFAVAYGVCTAAFVPRPLLNLAAGALFGSQAGLVAAIAGTVFGAGIAFGLGRMLGQDALRPLLRGRWLKAADGQLSRHGFRSMLAVRLFPGVPFAAANYCAAVSRMGWLPFLLATGLGSIPNTAAYVIAGARASTPTSPVFLIAMGFIAVTGLGGATVAWFKRHHFRDR
- the tuf gene encoding elongation factor Tu, whose product is MSKTAYVRTKPHLNIGTMGHVDHGKTTLTAAITKVLSERGTGGSTQYVSFDRIDRAPEEAQRGITINIAHVEYETDTRHYAHVDMPGHADYVKNMVTGAAQLDGAILVVSALDGIMPQTAEHVLLARQVGVDHIVVALNKADAGDEELTDLVELEVRDLLSAHGYGGDSVPVVRVSGLKALEGDPRWTSAIEALLDAVDTYVPMPERYLDAPFLLPVENVLTITGRGTVVTGAVERGTVRLGDRVEVLGADTETVVTGLETFGKPMEEAQAGDNVALLLRGLPRDAVRRGHVVAAPGSVTPRRRFTAQVYVLSSREGGRTTPIATGYRPQFYIRTADVVGDVDLGEAAVARPGDTVTMTVELGRDVPLETGLGFAIREGGRTVGAGTVTGVA